The nucleotide window GATCGTCATCGGCGCCGGTAAAGCCGCAGCCGCCATGGCCCAGGTGGTCGAGCGCTGCTGGCAGGGTGAAGTGTCCGGCCTGGTGGTGACCCGTTATGGCCACGGCGCCCCGTGCGAAAAAATCGAAGTGGTCGAAGCTGCTCACCCGGTGCCGGATGCGGCTGGTTTGGCTGTCGCGAAACGGGTGCTGGAACTGGTCAGCGACTTGAGTGAAGACGACCGCGTAATCTTCCTGCTCTCGGGCGGTGGCTCTGCCCTGCTCGCCTTGCCTGCCGCCGGCATCACCCTGGCCGACAAGCAATCAATCAACAAAGCCCTGCTCAAATCCGGCGCGACCATCGGCGAGATGAATTGCGTGCGCAAGCACCTCTCGGCGATCAAGGGCGGTCGTCTGGGTAAAGCCTGCTGGCCGGCCACGGTTTATACCTATGCGATTTCCGATGTACCGGGCGACCTCGCCACGGTCATCGCGTCCGGTCCTACGGTGGCCGACCCGAGCACCTCGTCCGAAGCGCTGGCGATCCTCAAGCGCTATGGCATCGAAGTCCCGGCCTCGGTGCGCAACTGGCTGCAAAGCCCGGAATCGGAAACGGTCAAACCCGGCGATCCGAGCCTGGCCCGCAGTCACTTCCAATTGATCGCCCGCCCACAGCAATCGCTGGAAGCGGCGGCGGTGAAAGCCCGTCAGGCCGGTTTCAGTCCGTTGATCCTCGGCGATCTGGAAGGCGAATCCCGGGAAGTGGCGAAAGTCCACGCCGGCATTGCGCGACAGATCGTCCAGCACGGCCAGCCGCTGTCGGCACCGTGCGTGATTCTGTCCGGCGGCGAAACCACCGTCACCGTGCGCGGCAATGGCCGTGGCGGGCGCAACGCCGAATTCCTGCTGAGCCTGACCGACAGCCTCAAAGGCTTGCCCGGCGTCTACGCCCTGGCCGGTGACACCGACGGTATCGACGGTTCCGAAGACAACGCCGGCGCGATCATGACCCCGGACAGCTACGCCCGCGCCATCGCCCTTGGCTTGAGCGCCAGCGACGAGTTGGACAACAACAATGGCTACGGTTATTTCGAGGCACTGGACGCCCTGATCGTCACCGAGCCGACCCGCACCAACGTCAACGACTTCCGCGCCATTTTGATTCTCGAGAGCCCTAAACATGACGCCTGACAAGAAGGTCAAAATCCTCGCTACCCTTGGCCCGGCCACCGACGGGATCGAAGACATCCGTGAATTGGTGCAGGCCGGGGTCAATATCTTTCGCCTGAACTTCAGCCATGGCGATCACGCCGACCACGCGCAGCGCTATCAGTGGATTCGTGAAGTCGAGCGCCAGCTGAATTACCCCTTGGGGATTCTGATGGACCTGCAAGGCCCGAAATTGCGGGTCGGCAAATTCGCCCAAGGCAAAGTGCAGCTGCATCGCGGTCAGGCCTTGCGTCTGGATCTGGATGCGACACCGGGGGATGAACGCCGGGTCAACCTGCCCCATCCTGAAATCATCGCCGCTCTGGAGCCCGGCATGGACCTGCTGCTGGACGACGGCAAGCTGCGCCTGCGAGTGGTGACCAAGTACGCCGATGCCATCGACACCACGGTGCTCAACGGTGGCGAGCTGTCGGATCGCAAAGGCGTCAACGTGCCGCAAGCCGTGCTGGACCTGAGCCCGCTGACCGCCAAGGACCGTCGCGACTTGAGCTTCGGTCTGGAACTGGGCGTGGATTGGGTCGCGCTGTCGTTCGTGCAACGCCCGGAAGACATCCGCGAAGCCCGCGCGCTGATCGGCGACAAGGCGTTCTTGATGGCGAAGATCGAGAAACCATCGGCCGTGACGCAACTGCGGGAAATCGCTGAATTGAGCGATGCGATCATGGTCGCGCGCGGTGACCTGGGTGTGGAAGTGCCGGCCGAAAGCGTGCCGCAGATTCAGAAAAACATCATCAGCACCTGCCGGCAACTCGGCAAACCGGTGGTGGTGGCGACGCAGATGCTGGAGTCGATGCGTTTCTCCCCGGCCCCGACCCGTGCCGAAGTCACTGACGTCGCCAACGCCGTGGCCGAAGGTGCGGACGCGGTGATGCTGTCGGCGGAAACCGCGTCCGGCGAGTACCCGCTGGAAGCCGTGCAAATGATGAGCAAGATCATCCGTCAGGTGGAAAACGGTCCGGACTATCAGACCCAACTGGACGTGAGTCGGCCGAAGGCTGAAGCCACGGTGTCGGACGCGATCAGCTGCGCGATCCGCCGCATCAGTAACGTACTGCCGGTGGCGGTGCTGGTGAATTACAGCGAGTCCGGCGCGTCGAGTCTGCGGGCGGCGCGGGAACGGCCGACGGTGCCGATCCTCAACTTGACGCCAAACCTGCAAACCGCCCGGCGATTGACGGTGGCGTGGGGCGTGCATTCGGTGGTCAACGATCGGCTGCGGCAGGTGGATGAAGTGTGCTCGACGGCACTGGAGATTGCCCAGGCACAGGGGATGGCTCAGCGGGGGGATACGTTGCTGATTACTGCTGGGGTGCCGTTCGGGCAGCCGGGGTCGACCAATTCGTTGCGCATCGAGACATTAATCTAACTCCCCCCACACAATGATCGTTCCCACGCTCTGCGTGGGAATGCAGCCCGGGACGCTCCGCGTCCCAAGAGCAGACGCAGAGCGTCCATTGAGGCATTCCCACGCAGAGCGTGGGAACGATCTGTACTGACTGCCCCCATCATGCCTGCCAACCACTTCCACACCCACTGCCCCGACTGGGCCACCGCCCTGCTCAACGGCTTCAGCCAGATCTTCCTCCAGCGCCATCCGCTGTGCGGCCTGCTGTGTCTGTTGGCGATCCTGTTCAGTGCGCCGGCCCTGCTCGGCGGTGCGTTACTGGGAGGAGTCGCCGGGTTGCTCACCGCGCAACGTCGCGGGTATGCCAAGGCTGATCGTCAGGCCGGGCTGTTCAGTTACAACGGTGTTTTGCTCGGCTTGCTGCTGAGCCTTTATTTCCCTTGGTCAGCGCTGCTACCACCGTTGATCATCGCCAGTGGCGGTCTGAGCGCGATGCTCACCCGGCAATGGCTCAAAGACGCTGACGATCATCAATGTCTACCGGCCTATACCGCACCTTTCGTTGGGTTGAGTTGGTTATTGCTCGGCTTTGCCGCACCGCAGCAACCCGCTCCGCTGATCGAACTGAACACCCTCAACCTGCTCGCCGCCGAATTGAAAGGCCTGGGGCAAGTCATGTTTCTCGGTCATCCCCTGGCCGGCGCGCTGATTGCCGCCGGGTTGCTGATCGCTGACCGCCGCGCCTTCCTGTGGGCGCTGCTCGGCTCTGCTGCCGGCCTTGGCTTCGCCTTGCTGCATCACGACACCTCCAGCGCCTTGCAGGGCTTGAGCGGCTACAACCCGCTGCTCGCCGCCCTCGCCTTAAGCCCGCAACGCCGCCAACCGTGGCTGCCGCTGCTCGGCATTCTGCTGGCAGTGTTGCTCACGCCGGGATTTGCCGCACTGGGTCTGGCAGCGCTGACCGCGCCCTTCATCCTTGCCTGCTGGCTGATTCGCGCAGGCTGCAGAGTGCTGCGTCAGGCCGCCATAGACAGCGCGCCTTGCGCTACCGGGGAGAATCACCCTAGGCTTCGCTGATTCTCGATTCAGGCGTTATCCATGGACAGCAGCAAAAACTGGCGTGAAGCGCTTTACGTCATGATTTTCCAGACCGATACCCAGGCCGGTCGGCGCTTCGACAGCATCTTGCTGTTGATCATCCTCGCCAGTCTGGTGATCGTGGTGCTAGACAGTATCGACAGCGTTCACCAGAACTACGCCGCTGTGCTGGCGTACATCGAATGGGGCTTCACCGTCATTTTCGTCATCGAATACGGCCTGCGCCTGTACTGCTCGCCCAAGCCGCTGCGCTACGCGTTCAGCTTCTACGGGCTGGTGGATTTGCTGGCGATCGTGCCCGGGGTCCTCGCGCTGTATTACAGCGATGCGCAGTACCTGCTGATCATCCGGATCATTCGGATGCTGCGGATTTTCCGCGTGCTCAAGCTCAGCCCGTATCTGAAGCAAGCCAACTACCTGATGCTGGCGCTACGCGGCAGCAAGCAGAAAATCGTGGTGTTTCTGCTCAGCGTCAGCACCCTGGTGACGGTGTTCGGCACCTTGATGTACGTGATCGAAGGCCCGGAGCACGGCTTCACCAGCATCCCCAAAGGCATCTATTGGGCCATCGTCACGCTGACTACCGTGGGTTTTGGCGACATCGTGCCCAGGACGCCGTTGGGTCAGGTGGTTTCGTCGCTGGTGATGATCACCGGTTACTCGATCATCGCCGTGCCAACAGGGATCTTTACCGCGGAACTGGCCAACGCCATGCGCGGTGAACAATTGCAACACGATTGCCCGACCTGCCAGAAAAACAGTCACGAACACAACGCGGCGTTCTGCTCCCGCTGCGGCAATGCGCTGTTTAAGAAACTGGAATGAGC belongs to Pseudomonas sp. B21-015 and includes:
- a CDS encoding ion transporter; the encoded protein is MDSSKNWREALYVMIFQTDTQAGRRFDSILLLIILASLVIVVLDSIDSVHQNYAAVLAYIEWGFTVIFVIEYGLRLYCSPKPLRYAFSFYGLVDLLAIVPGVLALYYSDAQYLLIIRIIRMLRIFRVLKLSPYLKQANYLMLALRGSKQKIVVFLLSVSTLVTVFGTLMYVIEGPEHGFTSIPKGIYWAIVTLTTVGFGDIVPRTPLGQVVSSLVMITGYSIIAVPTGIFTAELANAMRGEQLQHDCPTCQKNSHEHNAAFCSRCGNALFKKLE
- a CDS encoding glycerate kinase, which encodes MSVDPQQLLRELFATAIDAAHPQHVLEDHLPTDRSGRVIVIGAGKAAAAMAQVVERCWQGEVSGLVVTRYGHGAPCEKIEVVEAAHPVPDAAGLAVAKRVLELVSDLSEDDRVIFLLSGGGSALLALPAAGITLADKQSINKALLKSGATIGEMNCVRKHLSAIKGGRLGKACWPATVYTYAISDVPGDLATVIASGPTVADPSTSSEALAILKRYGIEVPASVRNWLQSPESETVKPGDPSLARSHFQLIARPQQSLEAAAVKARQAGFSPLILGDLEGESREVAKVHAGIARQIVQHGQPLSAPCVILSGGETTVTVRGNGRGGRNAEFLLSLTDSLKGLPGVYALAGDTDGIDGSEDNAGAIMTPDSYARAIALGLSASDELDNNNGYGYFEALDALIVTEPTRTNVNDFRAILILESPKHDA
- the pyk gene encoding pyruvate kinase, with translation MTPDKKVKILATLGPATDGIEDIRELVQAGVNIFRLNFSHGDHADHAQRYQWIREVERQLNYPLGILMDLQGPKLRVGKFAQGKVQLHRGQALRLDLDATPGDERRVNLPHPEIIAALEPGMDLLLDDGKLRLRVVTKYADAIDTTVLNGGELSDRKGVNVPQAVLDLSPLTAKDRRDLSFGLELGVDWVALSFVQRPEDIREARALIGDKAFLMAKIEKPSAVTQLREIAELSDAIMVARGDLGVEVPAESVPQIQKNIISTCRQLGKPVVVATQMLESMRFSPAPTRAEVTDVANAVAEGADAVMLSAETASGEYPLEAVQMMSKIIRQVENGPDYQTQLDVSRPKAEATVSDAISCAIRRISNVLPVAVLVNYSESGASSLRAARERPTVPILNLTPNLQTARRLTVAWGVHSVVNDRLRQVDEVCSTALEIAQAQGMAQRGDTLLITAGVPFGQPGSTNSLRIETLI
- a CDS encoding urea transporter → MPANHFHTHCPDWATALLNGFSQIFLQRHPLCGLLCLLAILFSAPALLGGALLGGVAGLLTAQRRGYAKADRQAGLFSYNGVLLGLLLSLYFPWSALLPPLIIASGGLSAMLTRQWLKDADDHQCLPAYTAPFVGLSWLLLGFAAPQQPAPLIELNTLNLLAAELKGLGQVMFLGHPLAGALIAAGLLIADRRAFLWALLGSAAGLGFALLHHDTSSALQGLSGYNPLLAALALSPQRRQPWLPLLGILLAVLLTPGFAALGLAALTAPFILACWLIRAGCRVLRQAAIDSAPCATGENHPRLR